Genomic segment of Gouania willdenowi chromosome 17, fGouWil2.1, whole genome shotgun sequence:
GTTATGAACAACATTTGGAGTGCATGTTTGAAATATAAGCAAGAGGTAGAAGCTGccatttgtttgttatttttttttttcttttgttttctgaatCTATAATGTTGAATATCAGACTTAGACTATTCCGGTATAGGTGTTAAATGGTGAAAAAGAAACTTACACTCATTGAACCACTTTATTATTTGGTTTTcttacacataaacacacatttgtaCATCACTATTAAAGTCCTTCATGTGACATTGATGTGTGCATACTCCACCAGCAGAGGATGGTGTTGGTTTTTGAATGCAAATGTTCTCAAAATTGACACTAATTCTTTTTTAGATGTTCCACATTTTTATGGTCACAGAGAGGCATAATCTCTTTGGTaatttttattaacaaaaaaaaaaaaaatcaaacagtaTTCTAATATTATTGGGTTTAATAAGGATCtaataactaaaataataacaaagcaCAGTTAATTTCATAAACTGTGGCAAATTTAAGTAGAATTGACATCAAGCTATTTGGACCATTCTTTGAGTGCATTACTTTTCAAGTCAAAAGCCTCGCTTTGTGCTAccagaatgttaaaataatccTCACTGAAATCAAAGAAAAGACTCAATGAAGATTTCAGCCACGTAATTCCAGCAACAAAGTGCATGAATGTCTTGGGAATATATATTGGCAGTTGGCATCTGCTAAAAGCTTCAAGAGACACATTTGATTTTTGCACTTCAGCCCAAAACCTCTCGCTGGCTCTCTCTGGGTTGCAGTTAAAGTTCAATGTAGCATTGCTTTCCAGAGACGGTATCACAAAccctctctttctttttttactgtgtttagATTGACTGGTCTCATATTTGGGAACAAAATATCCTCCCATTACAGGAGGTTTAAATTGACCTCCCATTAGAGGACTCTCCAGTTTAGATTGACTGGGCTCAGCGGGAGACATATATGCAATCAATATAGAATTCTCTTGGACTGAATCCTGTAGCATCTGTCGAAGCGCTCCATCTTTCACAGTAGAGTTAGTGATACGGAGGAGATGAACTATCATGTGCTTCTGCAGATACATAACACACATTCTGTTGATCCCTATGACgtcttcttttctttccttgAATTCCAGGTTCTGTTGTTCTGCTATGAGCCGATTCAAATACCTAAAGAATAAAACcagaataaattattatattcaaaaTTTATCAAAGCAAAATAAGGGTGTCCTACGGCAACATCAGTGTATTCTTATAAATATTGCCCTACTTTAAGATTATTAGATGCATTTGTGAGCTGTGACTATGATTAATAGTATTGTTCTGTTTGGCTTTAgttagtttaaaataataaaatgccaACAATGCCAAATCACGTACAGTAATCTCATTCATGCCGAATGCAACATTCTTTTAGAGATTTTTGCTTTTCAGTATTCATGTTGATTTTTAGTCAAGTGTAATGTGTCCAGTTTACATAAAACTACATTGCTAACACCAACAGAAAGTCGTCAAGTGGCCCATGTTCAGTTTTACTGACAGATATTGTATTGTGCCTTTTGTAATACCAACACAAACATAAGATTGTGGGAATTGTGCATCATTAGTACCAACCTCTCTGTCTCCTCTCTCATCCTGGTAGGGTTGTTGGCAATGTAGGGTACCAGTCTCAGGTATTCGCTGAGCGTGTACACTTGTGGTGGATAGTAACCTCTGGGATCTTTGAGAAACAAATCAGAAATAATCCCAGACTCTGGCACATACTGCGCTTTGACCTGCTTTGAAAGGATATCAAAGAACAGAGCCAAGGATAGAGCCACCACCCCAACCCCACCAAGTGTGACTCTGCCCTCCCTTCCAAACGTAGTTCTCAGGCCCTGGGTGAAGAGATCCAGCTGCTTCTCAGTCAAGGAGGACTGAACTGCTGTGTAGTGGTTCTTTAGGTGTAGTGATGAGTTGGTCGACAGCAAGTTTAGGTAAAGAGGATTGGGATTGTAGTTTGGGAAGGGGCAGATATCCCGAGCGATTAAGGCCAGATGTGCAGCATCTTCAGCAGGGCACTGCATGTTCCCCATCTTAACAAGATCAGGATCTTTACAAGAGTAGTCCTACTGAACCTGAACACCACTGCTTACTCTGTGTATTCAAACTATGCTCAAACATATCCTAGCTATTCATTAATCTATAATTCGGAACAAAGTCTGAAACAACAAGGCCAAGCCAGTCAAACAAAACCCAGAGGTTTTGGATGACCAAAACATAACgcattactggaaaaagtaacttttgaatGACTTAGAATGAaagaattgtattattttttgggtcatttgtgtccgtacagATTCATATTAGTGTTGTAtcaaaacataaacacaaaaaaccttctaaaataaataaattaaagaaatctGAATTAACTTTTGTAATaaattttgaccaactctgctttacaaaaactgctataaaacaaccataaatgatgtgcatataacaAAACCACTGCTCAAAAattaaaactcaaatttttcaaacttagcacagtaaagtaaagtaagctgtgtgtattccaggtgcacaatCTTCTGTTGAAAattcttgtaaaaataaatgtggaaaaacaaattcacagcatttttctcagctacacaatgcaaaagatatcaggctaatgagttgctgttagcagtgactccacagtagcgacaggctgcacatttacaacaacatacgtGTTGATCTGTCCCCGGACAACAGTCAGtctgttaaaatccagccgctgTTTCGGTGCAGAGGCTTCCCTCACGTCCACCaatgcagcgttagcttagcttcactgatgcatgtaTCATTTGAAGGCAGATTGGTAAAATAATGCACGTAGTCAACAGGTGCTAGTTCTTATTGAAAAGGCGacgccaacagtggtggttcgcGACTTAAGACACCACCACAAGGTCCCAAACAACTACCGgtattctcagccaatagcaaaacattgtaatagctggatttcaacccatagagggaaGTGAACCTTACATTTTTACGTAACAATTTACTTGaatttttatacataaggctgtcattagtgttgtttgctaaattatgacacctttggaggcTTGGAGCTATGTCAAATTTTTTTGTCGAATtagatggagggatctagtggggtttggtagggttaaggttagggtaacaaagtgttagggttaggcttACAAACGAcacataatgacagccttcatgacaccttattcatgctaatgacaagtgTCATGTCTAAATAATTACACtgtaatgtataaaactttaaagtAAAGATTTACCAATTTGAACAACAACAATGCCAAATTGAAatgctttgactaaaatgtcaagagttggacaagaattaATCAGCACTACTTCACACCAACTACATTTGGTTtcaccagaaaaaaaaagtgttttttttggggggggtttcATTACTCTTTatcaaacaggaaaaaaatgaaatgacatttCCCTGCAGTCCAATTGATTTAGTGAATAAACCTCGATTCAGGTAAAAATTATTACGTAATAACCTGATTATATTGACAGTTTCAGCATTTCACATAGGcttctattttattattatagggAGTTACATTACACATGCTTTTTGGTCATGGAGTATGAAGACTATTCTTATGCAGTAAATGGTTGATGGCTTCcacaaataaaatcaacaaaatgtgtTAATGAGTTAGCCGTAATGTCCATGGTCCCATTAGTTCACTGTCCCTGgacctcgtgtgtgtgtgtgtgtgtgtgtgtgtgtgtgtgtgtgtgtgtgtgtgtgtgtgtgtgtgtgtgtgtgtgtgtgtgtgtgtgtgtgtgtgtgtgtgtgtgcatgaggaGGGTGTGGCCCATCTCTCCTGCGTGCAGCTCAATGCAAATTTGacatataaacacaaaatgagcagTAGTGCTGGGCAGGCTGCAGTGCACTGAGCAGAGCTGAGGAATTCAACAGGTCCCCACGGATGGTAGTGAGctgagtgtgtgagtttgtgtgtaAATGCACAGCCTGAACGCCGTCTGACTGCGAGCTACTCACATTTCTGTGATGGATGGATTTAAAGGCTCCTAGGATTAAAAAAGTGCCTCCCTTTCCTCAACAATCTGCATCTGGAAAATCACATCTGGGAAAcccttaattgtaattttaaggtAAGAACATACTTTTCTATGTTACATAAAATCTCTTGGCTAAAATGTCACCACGCACGGAAATTTGTCTTCTGTATTAGGTATAACGTATTAAAGTGAGTTTATCACTGCTGCCACTGTTAGTCTGGATGCAGTGACCTGCACTTGCACTCTCAGGTTCCATGAAAACTGCATTAGATTGAATGTTTGAAGTCAAGTCCCCTATAATTAAAGCATTATTCAACTGAAACAGAGGTCAGATTCAATGTGCCTGTGGGATTTAAATGTGTTCCTGTGCATGAGGGCTTAAAATGAGTTGTTTTACATCAACACTAATATACAAGTCTTAACATTTGGCATGAAAGTTAGGATCTCACAGTTTGTAACAAAGACCTATTGACTAAATTATGCTGAGTTGAGTGGATTTCCTGACTGAAACTATTGATGCTTACGGGCTGATTTGCAACTGTCTCTGTTCTGTAGACAAAATTACCCCTCGTATTCACTCTCCTGCACGCCATGAGGTCGTCTTGCCCTTTCTGCGGCTGGATCAGAGCTGCAAGCCTGCTCCTGTGCTTGACCCAGAGCGTCTTGGCCATGATCCTCACCAACTCCACACGGCTCGAGTCCATCCTGGAAAAGTACCGGAACAAGGATGATCATTGGTGGAAAGTCAGGTCAAGAGGAAAGCGGGCCATCAGTGAGGGAGACATGCACCTCATCCTGGACCTGCACAACAAACTGCGGGGTCAGGTTCACCCTCCTGCCTCCAACATGGAGTACATGGCAAGTTTCATTAATGCATTACTGCAAGTGCATGTATGGCTTTTGTTTGCAGCACTTTCAAACACGATGATTAATAAATGGACAAGCCAGCATTTATTACGAAATAATCATGATTTTGATCCCAGATTTACATTAAAccttttggtaacactttactcgaagttttatacatgaaggctgacattacactgtcattattatgacatgacatctgtcattagcatgaatatggtgtcatgcgcagaatgaccggaattaatctaaagcggaattaagtgtttacaagatagaggaattacttgTGAAAGGGAGGACTCGCAAAATAAGATTTTCATTGTGTGGTGCAACTGTCTGGTTTTACTGtgcatatgacaataaatatcttgaatcttaattccgaattaaaatcagaataaaccagcacctaatttggatttaagttaaattcggaatcacatttgtattacgaataaaatgtttaagggtcagtttaaagaggattgaacttttaatctgaattaaagaggaattaaagctcccatgtaaacgtggccaattacagccttcatgacactttgatcatgctaatgacagcgtaatgtcagccttatgtataaaacttcaagtaaagtgtcaccCACCTTTCTTCATTGTTAAACGacagaaatagaaaaaactacttttgcTAGAGTAATCACTGATAGAGGTGAGTGATCTTTGAGCTCAATAGGTTGGAGAACAGTAATAGTATCCCACATTCATAGGTACTAATTATGTGGGTggtgaaaaaatattgagtaaTCACGATTTTATTATTGATACCCATTACATTTCCaaagatttattatttacatttacaaaacaagGGGAGTCTTCTTAATTTGGATATTTCAATGCCACTATACAATATTGAAGGTGCTGTGAGGTGTTCCTCAAAGAGAATTCCAAATATTTAGCAGCTGACGGATGCTAAATAGAAGAGCTATAATCAGTAATAATCGACAATGGAATTGACAATAGTTATCAATCAAAAATGCATTTGTAATCGAATCGAGACtaataatcataatcaaatCAGGAATTTGGGCTGAGGATTACCTTGTCTCATTAGTGAGGAtgccctttttgttttttgtttttctttcccattcatttctgttggaaatttcagctttttccactttcaagccCTTCATCCCGAgccatttttcaaccgattttgACCATTCAGCCTTTAACGTGTTCAGCTACTACCTAggcttcaacccatttcaacgcTAATGCACTactaatgcttagctaatgctaggttaacattaatgctagattaatgccaatgctatgttgacgctaatgctaggctaatgctaactgaATCTAACGCTAGCTAATActatgtaaatggtaaatggacttgatttatatagcgctttatcaccacactaaagcagtctcaaagcgctttacacatcagctcattcacccaatcactctcacattcacacaccagtgggacaggactgccacgcaaggcgctagtcgaccactgggagcaacgtagggttcagtgtcttgcccaaggacacttcgacacatagtcaggtactgggatcgaacccacaacctctcgatcagaagacgaccctctaccacctgagccacggtcgccctatgttaatgctaatgctaactgaaTCTAACGCTAGCTAATGCTCTTGCTAGCTAATActaaagctaatgttagctaatgctaatgatggctactactaatgtcaatgctaatgttaacgctaagctaatgcagtgtgacacaggccagcacctgcatcctcatttgaaaatattttagttaatgaTGTTGCATTTTCACCCGATTATTTTGGTCAAGCATTCAATCAATTAGAAACCTGAGTCTGCGCACAGCAAAAATGTGAGCAAAAGTCATTTACTTTCTGTTGCTGTATGAAACTGTATAGAAATGTGCAATGTTTTCCTATACTATGGACAATTATCAATCACAATTGATCCATCAGGTGACTTCtttattacatttcaaaagtttCCAAACAACCCCACAACTTTACTACCatagagttgttgttgttttttgttgaccCAGGCATTGCTTCACAAACACTGCAGAAAGAGTTGCATTATTCCATTATTTAAGACCAGTATGGGTGAAGCTGTCAATTTAGGCTCTAACTGTTGGATTTTCTTTAAGCTTGACTGGGCCTATGaatgtgtgttttacagcttatctgttgttgttcttggttaatggcgtgttgcaaccaacttgaatacgACACCTATTGTATTAGAGTGTGTAAATCTTTGTTCTATCTACTTCAAGCtaccagaaaacaaaaacaaaaacctatGTACCAATGGTGGTACTTGgcgcaggggttctcaaccttgggctcgcgagacactgagagggggtcCACACATGCCTTTTTTTGgataatttgagcccattttttcttatttttaccctttttctgcaactacatcaaacttgccacattttaacctatttccatcacttttcttgctatattttttgccaatttaaccacgttCACCATTTGttgtgcccattatttgccaactaaattaattgttccaatagacaatttaaacactttttctgtttatttttggccactctaatttgcaaatttaaaccaatttctgtggtttttaaaatcccatttcactaccttttccaccattttcggtcacttttaactcattttatttctgtataaaacaaggatttgctgactatatactatggcccaaataacaataaacttcctagataacagtggatattatcgTACCACCATCAGTACGCTAAGTACCTTGGAGGTTCAACATTTTATGAATAAGCTCATCTGGTCCACTATTCTTAAAatgttactatttttttttacatattctgGTTTAGGAGAATTGTATTAATGTATATTCAACTATAGCCAGTATTTGCCACTCCTAGTTATAAACCTAACCACTCCATAATTATTTGCGAGAAATTCTTCAGCACCCAACAATTTCTGATGAAAGTTTCAGTTAAACATTTCTTTTCTCACTCTGCCTTTTGCTGCTCTTTCAGCTAAAGATATCAGATAAGGGAAGGAAAGGGAAAAGTAGATTTGTGAGCCAAAGCCATGGTCTGGCTGGATCCTATACTCACCCGCCCTTGCTGACCCTGGCGCAGATTCAACTTTCACCCTCGCAGTGTTATCCTACCCTCTACCTCAACCATCAGTCACCCCCTTCATCTCTTTCTGTCCAGCCTCTCCACACTCCACTTCTACTTCTCACTGCCATATGCTCACGAACCTTGTCAGCAGCCTTTGCGTTTCTTCCTTTACATTTTCCCCACATCTCTTAATTCTCATCCCAAGACCAATGCTATCTTTTATGTGATCCTTCATGCATGTCATTTGAGGTGCcacagatttaaaatgtatgtttggCATACTAATCCAGTGTCTCCTCATTTAAGGATTCTATTACTGATGATAATGATGTGGTAAAACTGAAAACTCAtgaatgttttgtttggtttgcaGACTGCAAAAACTCAAGGCCAACGGGGCTGCACCTTTGTAGCAGTTTCTACCTctaaatgtcagaaaaaaagaataaagaaaaacaactcaGCAAATACCTTAAAGGCTCTGTTTGTGTCAGCTAATGTAAAACACGTCACTTGGTGTACTTGAAATACAAAGATCTTACTTAAGGTTACTACAATCATGGCCACATTTCATGGTCTGGACAGGGTTGCATGGCGTGAAGTGAGGGAGATTTGCATACTttgaaaaagaaaggaaaacaaagtaagacttaatgtttattcttctaTAGTTTTCTTCTTAAAGCTGTACCTCAAGCATTCATTTTAAATCCAGTGGTCTGGGAATCCACACCTTGCACTTAGCTCCGTAGCAGAGGTGGTCCTGGCAGATGGCTGGGTAAAGATCTGTATTTTTGA
This window contains:
- the LOC114479591 gene encoding uncharacterized protein LOC114479591 gives rise to the protein MGNMQCPAEDAAHLALIARDICPFPNYNPNPLYLNLLSTNSSLHLKNHYTAVQSSLTEKQLDLFTQGLRTTFGREGRVTLGGVGVVALSLALFFDILSKQVKAQYVPESGIISDLFLKDPRGYYPPQVYTLSEYLRLVPYIANNPTRMREETERYLNRLIAEQQNLEFKERKEDVIGINRMCVIASGGTSTEKGEELQGFLQW